From the genome of Clostridium sp. BNL1100, one region includes:
- a CDS encoding methyl-accepting chemotaxis protein: MKSSSYIIASCLFFLASTFLVCFSGINFYIKLISNFVVFIVYFLVTWKLIQGKFRLYTDRIKKLKSDLKKFNFEVQVTSSQISSVSENISVTLDENNEFAKYVYDEVKEMANKNEHVYDSITNTLSEVKNIVDLLNNAKDITSQMIKKSSISKDTVRLSLEEIMQIVKTIDSIHESSNKTLVNMERLQKTSGEIEHILETVSSISKQTQLLALNATIESARAGEHGKGFAVVAAEIHKLADNTGKSVEEIGSLIKSIHGEVGSVYTVVRENASRVDEGISATKSIEKYLEKIDSSFNDVFGMMDKISSLSQQEVLIAQNVGNQIRDVEDVLSATSRSVDDVCTSVHQQKKNIEEISSMGIRLNEASSTLSELFSGETEDVEALGNDAMEKAKSSLSIIYKELCSKSEIINSKDSAVHEEVLMDFKNRYPYVEAVWTNDKKGRFICSIPKAGIANANVREWFKRSIKGENFVSSIYISAITRNPCITVSSPIKSDTGEIVGVVGIDINIH, translated from the coding sequence ATGAAAAGCTCTTCCTACATAATTGCAAGCTGTCTGTTTTTTCTAGCATCAACTTTTTTGGTATGTTTTTCAGGGATAAATTTTTATATTAAGCTAATATCGAATTTTGTTGTATTTATAGTATACTTTTTGGTTACTTGGAAACTAATTCAGGGAAAATTCAGGCTATATACTGACAGAATTAAAAAACTGAAAAGTGACCTGAAAAAATTCAATTTTGAAGTTCAGGTTACCTCAAGTCAGATTTCATCCGTATCCGAAAATATTTCGGTAACATTAGATGAAAACAATGAATTTGCAAAATATGTCTATGACGAAGTTAAGGAAATGGCCAACAAAAATGAACATGTCTACGATAGTATTACAAATACCCTTTCCGAAGTGAAAAATATTGTGGATTTGTTAAACAACGCAAAAGATATAACGAGTCAAATGATTAAAAAGAGTTCTATTTCCAAGGATACAGTCAGATTGAGTCTGGAAGAAATTATGCAGATTGTAAAGACAATAGATAGTATTCACGAATCTTCCAATAAAACTCTTGTTAATATGGAGAGACTTCAAAAAACCTCCGGTGAAATCGAGCATATTCTTGAGACTGTCAGTAGTATTTCCAAGCAGACCCAGCTTCTTGCATTAAATGCAACCATTGAATCTGCCCGTGCCGGAGAACATGGAAAGGGCTTTGCCGTCGTGGCAGCTGAAATTCACAAACTTGCAGACAATACAGGCAAATCAGTTGAAGAAATAGGTTCACTGATTAAATCCATTCATGGAGAAGTTGGAAGCGTTTATACTGTTGTAAGGGAAAATGCCTCTAGGGTTGATGAAGGTATTTCTGCAACAAAAAGTATTGAAAAATATCTGGAGAAAATTGATTCTTCATTTAACGATGTATTTGGCATGATGGATAAAATAAGTTCCTTGTCACAACAAGAAGTTCTCATAGCACAGAATGTTGGAAATCAGATCAGGGATGTGGAAGATGTTCTGTCTGCAACTTCACGGTCTGTGGATGATGTATGTACATCTGTTCACCAACAGAAAAAGAATATAGAAGAAATCTCCTCTATGGGTATACGGCTTAACGAAGCCTCCTCTACCCTATCTGAACTGTTTTCAGGGGAAACGGAAGATGTTGAGGCACTTGGCAACGACGCAATGGAGAAGGCAAAAAGTTCTCTTTCCATTATATATAAGGAGCTTTGTTCTAAAAGTGAAATCATAAATTCTAAAGATAGCGCCGTTCATGAAGAAGTTTTAATGGATTTTAAAAATAGGTACCCTTATGTTGAAGCTGTATGGACCAATGATAAAAAAGGCCGTTTTATATGCTCAATACCGAAAGCCGGAATAGCAAATGCAAATGTCCGTGAATGGTTCAAACGGAGTATTAAAGGCGAGAACTTTGTATCCTCCATATATATTTCTGCCATAACAAGAAATCCATGTATTACAGTGTCCTCTCCCATTAAGTCTGATACAGGTGAAATCGTTGGAGTAGTAGGTATTGATATAAACATTCATTAA
- a CDS encoding glutamine synthetase III, translating into MDFRVTEIYGSNVFNDAAMRERLPKTTYKSLKKTIDEGLALDVTVADVVASAMKDWAMEKGATHFTHWFQPMTGITAEKHDSFISPTDDGRVIMEFTGKDLVKGEPDASSFPSGGLRATFEARGYTAWDCTSPAFVKDGTLYIPTAFCSYTGEVLDKKTPLLRSMEALNKQALRILKLFGNTATRVTTTVGPEQEYFLIDRDLYKKRKDLIFTGRTLFGNRPPKGQELEDHYFGNIKERVSNYMKDLDKELWELGIAAKTKHNEVAPAQHELAPIFTTSNIATDHNQLTMELMQKIALRHNLVCLLHEKPFAGVNGSGKHNNWSMSTNDGQNLLEPGSTPHENVQFLVFLCAVIKAVDEYQDLMRLSVASAGNDHRLGANEAPPAIVSMFLGDQLTDILTQLENGKAKGKAYNSILETGVASLPKLPKDTTDRNRTSPFAFTGNKFEFRMLGSSASIAGPNFVLNTIVAEILQKFADTLEGQSDLSSAVTDLISETIKEHKRIIFNGNNYTDEWVAEAESRGLLNLKSTVECIPTFIKDKNVAVFVKHGVLSNSEIESRYEILLENYVKTINIEALTMISMAKTELIPAAFKFSKDLSDTINSVKATGMSVEVSAQSSVLKELSPVLSSFSSNINSLKKAIEKASAEDTSALKQAEAFSKIVVPAMEALRADADKLETIIPKDLYPFPCYADLLFNI; encoded by the coding sequence ATGGATTTTCGTGTTACAGAAATTTACGGAAGTAACGTATTTAATGATGCAGCTATGCGTGAACGTCTTCCAAAAACTACTTATAAGTCTTTAAAAAAGACTATTGATGAAGGTTTAGCACTGGATGTAACAGTGGCTGACGTTGTTGCTAGTGCAATGAAGGATTGGGCTATGGAAAAGGGTGCAACACATTTCACTCACTGGTTCCAGCCAATGACAGGTATCACAGCTGAAAAGCATGACTCTTTTATTTCGCCTACAGATGACGGAAGGGTCATTATGGAATTTACCGGCAAGGATCTTGTAAAGGGTGAGCCTGATGCTTCCTCCTTCCCTTCCGGCGGACTCAGAGCAACTTTTGAAGCAAGAGGATATACTGCTTGGGACTGTACTTCACCGGCTTTTGTTAAAGATGGCACTCTTTATATCCCAACAGCTTTCTGTTCGTATACCGGAGAAGTTCTAGACAAAAAGACTCCTTTGCTCCGTTCAATGGAGGCTCTCAACAAACAGGCTCTCAGAATCTTGAAATTGTTCGGAAATACTGCAACAAGAGTTACAACTACTGTAGGACCTGAACAGGAATACTTTCTGATTGACAGAGATTTGTATAAGAAGAGAAAAGACTTGATTTTCACAGGAAGAACTCTTTTCGGCAACAGGCCTCCAAAGGGACAAGAGCTGGAAGACCATTACTTTGGAAACATCAAGGAAAGAGTCTCCAACTACATGAAGGATCTTGATAAAGAACTGTGGGAACTGGGAATTGCAGCTAAAACAAAACACAATGAGGTTGCTCCTGCCCAACACGAATTGGCTCCTATATTTACAACTTCGAACATAGCAACCGACCACAATCAGCTGACTATGGAACTCATGCAAAAAATAGCTCTCAGACACAATCTTGTATGCCTGCTTCACGAAAAACCATTTGCAGGTGTAAATGGTTCAGGTAAGCACAACAACTGGTCTATGTCAACAAATGATGGTCAGAACTTGTTGGAACCGGGATCAACTCCACATGAAAATGTTCAGTTCCTTGTTTTCCTGTGTGCAGTTATTAAAGCTGTTGACGAATATCAGGATTTGATGCGTCTTTCAGTTGCGTCTGCCGGAAACGACCACAGACTTGGTGCAAATGAAGCTCCTCCTGCTATAGTATCAATGTTCCTTGGAGATCAATTAACAGACATCCTCACTCAGCTTGAAAACGGAAAAGCTAAGGGTAAAGCGTACAACTCCATTCTTGAAACCGGTGTTGCAAGCTTGCCAAAGCTTCCTAAAGATACAACTGACCGTAACAGAACATCACCATTTGCATTTACAGGTAACAAATTTGAATTTAGAATGCTTGGATCCTCAGCTTCTATCGCAGGTCCGAACTTTGTACTAAATACAATAGTTGCTGAAATACTTCAAAAGTTTGCTGACACTCTGGAGGGACAAAGCGATCTTTCAAGCGCAGTTACAGATTTGATATCTGAAACTATCAAGGAGCACAAGCGTATAATATTCAACGGAAACAACTATACCGATGAATGGGTTGCAGAAGCAGAAAGCAGAGGATTGCTAAATCTCAAGTCAACTGTTGAATGTATACCTACATTCATAAAAGATAAAAACGTAGCTGTATTTGTTAAGCATGGGGTTCTCAGTAATTCAGAAATTGAATCCAGATACGAAATATTACTTGAAAACTATGTTAAAACAATTAATATTGAAGCTTTGACTATGATATCAATGGCTAAAACCGAGCTTATTCCTGCAGCATTTAAGTTCAGTAAGGATTTATCTGATACAATAAATTCCGTAAAAGCAACCGGAATGTCAGTTGAAGTATCAGCACAGTCCTCTGTTCTTAAAGAGTTGTCACCTGTATTAAGCTCCTTCTCTTCAAATATAAACTCTTTGAAGAAAGCTATAGAAAAAGCAAGTGCTGAAGATACAAGTGCATTAAAACAGGCAGAAGCATTTAGTAAAATTGTTGTGCCTGCTATGGAAGCATTGAGAGCTGATGCAGATAAACTGGAAACAATTATTCCAAAGGATCTGTATCCATTCCCTTGTTATGCTGACTTACTTTTCAATATATAG
- the gatB gene encoding Asp-tRNA(Asn)/Glu-tRNA(Gln) amidotransferase subunit GatB, with product MKYIPTIGLEIHSELSTKSKIFCDCPVSFGGEPNTRCCPVCTGMPGTLPVLNKQAVEYTVMAGLALNCKINEFSKMDRKNYFYPDLPKAYQISQFDLPICKDGGLTINTPDGEKFIRIERIHLEEDAGKLLHDSYDRYSLADYNRCGVPLIEIVTKPDLSSAEEAREFVEKVRLMLLYSGVSDCRMEEGSLRADVNVSIRPVGTDELGTRTEMKNINSIKAITRAIDYEINRQSELLDEGKKIIQETRRWDDSKGESKSLRSKENAHDYRYFPEPDIVPVTFTREDIEKLRRSLPELPDKRFERYTKTYGINEADANLLLTSVSLSDFFEATAAESGNPKTAANFIVVEVLRRLNDSCITPEDIPFDGKLLGRLIKIMDSDEITPNNAKKVLADMFETGREPEAIIAEKGYKVISDTSEVENTVREILSNNEKAVAEFLEGKEKTFGFLMGQCSRALAGRGSPKVIQEILRSELNKLKS from the coding sequence ATGAAATATATCCCTACTATAGGCTTGGAAATACATTCGGAGTTATCTACAAAATCGAAAATTTTCTGCGATTGTCCCGTAAGTTTCGGTGGCGAGCCAAATACACGATGTTGTCCCGTTTGTACAGGAATGCCCGGAACTCTGCCGGTTCTCAACAAGCAAGCAGTTGAATATACTGTAATGGCAGGCTTGGCCTTAAACTGTAAGATAAATGAATTTTCGAAAATGGACAGAAAAAATTACTTTTACCCGGATTTACCCAAGGCTTATCAGATATCGCAATTTGATCTTCCCATCTGCAAAGATGGTGGATTGACTATAAATACACCTGATGGAGAAAAATTCATCAGAATTGAAAGAATACATTTGGAGGAAGACGCCGGAAAGCTTCTTCATGACAGCTATGACAGGTACAGCCTTGCAGATTATAATCGCTGCGGAGTTCCTCTGATAGAGATTGTAACTAAACCTGATTTGTCCTCCGCAGAGGAAGCGAGAGAATTTGTTGAAAAGGTTCGTTTAATGCTCCTCTACTCCGGCGTTTCAGACTGCCGTATGGAGGAAGGCTCTTTGAGAGCCGATGTTAATGTGTCTATTAGACCGGTTGGTACTGATGAACTTGGCACAAGGACAGAAATGAAAAATATCAACTCCATAAAGGCTATTACAAGAGCTATTGATTATGAAATCAACAGACAGTCAGAGCTTCTGGACGAAGGTAAAAAAATAATTCAGGAAACAAGACGTTGGGATGACAGTAAAGGAGAAAGCAAGTCACTTAGGAGTAAGGAAAATGCCCATGACTACAGATATTTTCCTGAACCGGATATTGTACCTGTAACCTTTACAAGGGAGGATATTGAGAAGCTTAGAAGGTCTCTTCCGGAGCTTCCGGACAAGAGATTTGAAAGATATACTAAAACCTATGGAATTAACGAGGCTGATGCCAATCTGCTGCTGACTTCTGTAAGTCTTTCTGATTTCTTTGAAGCTACTGCTGCTGAATCGGGGAATCCTAAAACAGCCGCTAATTTTATAGTAGTTGAAGTATTGAGAAGGCTCAATGACAGCTGTATAACACCTGAGGACATTCCATTTGACGGAAAACTGTTGGGAAGACTTATAAAGATAATGGACAGCGATGAGATTACTCCCAACAACGCCAAGAAGGTTTTGGCAGATATGTTTGAAACAGGCAGAGAGCCTGAAGCTATTATAGCTGAAAAGGGCTACAAGGTAATAAGTGATACATCTGAAGTTGAAAACACAGTTAGAGAAATACTTTCAAATAATGAAAAAGCTGTTGCAGAATTTCTTGAGGGTAAGGAAAAGACTTTCGGATTTTTGATGGGGCAATGTTCAAGAGCCTTGGCCGGGAGAGGAAGTCCTAAAGTAATTCAGGAAATCCTGAGAAGCGAGCTAAACAAGCTTAAAAGCTAA
- the gatA gene encoding Asp-tRNA(Asn)/Glu-tRNA(Gln) amidotransferase subunit GatA, with protein sequence MDITRLTIKEARGLLDNKEISAVELTRMYLDRINTLDGKVESYLSVTEDMALEHAQKAQNIIDSGKSSLLTGIPLSIKDNICIEGTKTTCASKMLEDFVSPYTATAVNKLLADNAIILGKTNLDEFAMGGSTENSAFKTTKNPFNLTRVPGGSSGGSAACVSASLALGSLGSDTGGSVRQPASFCGVVGMKPTYGLVSRYGLVAFASSFDQIGPIAKTVEDCAIILDSICGNDPKDATSLKYENDSSYSSSVSGDIKGFKIGLPKEYLTEGLNTEVKDSLFKSIDKLESMGAKIEEFSMPVLKHAVPAYYLMSSAEASSNLSRYDGVKYGYRADNCKSFNELIGKSRAEGFGKEVKRRILLGTYALASGYYDAYYKKALKLRTLISNGFNEAFSKYDVVLHPTAPETAFKIGQNTNNPLTMYLADIYTVAVNIAGLPSISVPCGYDSKGLPIGLSFTGKPLGEKEIFRAAANFEAEFADKFRVPAI encoded by the coding sequence ATGGATATAACCAGGTTAACTATTAAAGAAGCCCGAGGGCTTCTTGATAATAAAGAAATAAGTGCTGTTGAGCTCACCCGTATGTATTTGGACAGAATTAATACACTTGACGGTAAAGTAGAGTCATATCTGTCAGTTACTGAAGATATGGCGCTGGAGCATGCCCAAAAGGCACAGAATATTATAGATAGCGGTAAATCATCCTTGCTTACAGGTATTCCACTGAGCATAAAAGATAACATATGTATCGAAGGAACAAAAACTACATGTGCTTCAAAAATGCTTGAGGACTTTGTTTCGCCATATACAGCAACAGCAGTAAACAAACTACTGGCAGACAATGCAATTATTCTTGGAAAAACAAATCTGGATGAATTTGCTATGGGAGGCTCTACGGAGAATTCCGCATTTAAAACAACAAAAAACCCTTTTAACTTAACAAGAGTTCCCGGTGGTTCGTCAGGCGGTTCCGCTGCTTGTGTATCTGCTTCCTTAGCCCTTGGTTCTCTTGGTTCTGATACAGGCGGATCAGTAAGACAGCCTGCCTCCTTCTGCGGTGTTGTTGGTATGAAACCTACTTATGGGCTGGTTTCAAGATATGGTTTGGTTGCTTTTGCATCCTCCTTTGACCAGATTGGCCCCATCGCTAAAACCGTTGAAGATTGCGCAATAATTCTGGACAGTATCTGCGGTAATGACCCCAAAGATGCTACTTCCTTAAAATATGAAAATGATTCCAGCTACAGTTCTTCTGTTTCAGGTGATATAAAAGGCTTTAAGATTGGCTTGCCCAAGGAATACCTGACAGAAGGCTTAAATACCGAGGTAAAGGATTCATTATTTAAATCAATTGACAAATTGGAGAGCATGGGGGCAAAAATAGAGGAGTTCTCAATGCCGGTATTGAAACACGCCGTACCTGCCTACTATCTCATGTCCTCTGCCGAGGCAAGTTCCAATCTGTCGAGGTATGACGGTGTAAAATATGGCTATAGGGCCGATAACTGCAAATCCTTTAACGAACTAATCGGCAAATCAAGAGCTGAAGGCTTTGGAAAAGAAGTTAAGAGAAGAATTCTTCTTGGAACCTATGCTCTTGCATCAGGTTACTACGATGCTTATTACAAAAAAGCCCTCAAGCTTAGAACATTAATAAGCAATGGCTTTAATGAGGCTTTTTCAAAATATGATGTTGTTCTGCATCCTACTGCTCCTGAAACTGCATTCAAAATAGGGCAGAATACAAATAATCCGCTTACAATGTATCTTGCAGATATTTATACTGTTGCTGTAAATATAGCCGGACTTCCTTCTATATCAGTCCCATGCGGCTACGATTCAAAGGGACTTCCTATAGGTCTTTCCTTTACGGGTAAGCCATTGGGAGAAAAAGAGATATTCAGGGCTGCTGCGAATTTTGAGGCTGAGTTTGCCGATAAGTTCAGAGTTCCCGCTATATAG
- the gatC gene encoding Asp-tRNA(Asn)/Glu-tRNA(Gln) amidotransferase subunit GatC encodes MTNSEPNDYIKYIANLAKLSLDDNEIQSLAEDMRDIIGLMDTIKNIDTEHIDATEHISRVTNNMREDNPGDSFEPEKILSNSKKTMENCFAIPKMIE; translated from the coding sequence ATGACTAATTCTGAACCTAATGATTACATTAAATATATAGCGAATCTTGCAAAATTATCTCTTGATGATAACGAAATACAATCACTGGCTGAAGATATGCGAGATATTATAGGGTTGATGGATACTATCAAAAATATTGATACAGAACATATAGATGCAACCGAACACATATCACGGGTAACTAATAATATGAGGGAAGATAATCCCGGGGATTCATTTGAACCCGAAAAAATCCTATCAAATTCAAAAAAGACCATGGAAAATTGTTTTGCTATTCCTAAGATGATTGAATAA